A genomic segment from Peribacillus sp. ACCC06369 encodes:
- a CDS encoding N-acetyltransferase, with protein MYIRKATPEDADKAAVLTRLAIKEIAEVLTGETEEERILTVLSELFRKSGNRISFENTFVSEHDGQVSGLIIAYHGKDAESLDEPIVKQLRMKMKDPSVTLDKEAEMKDFYLDTLCVDPYFQGKGIGSALIQYVEGYAKHKGYPRVSLVVENENEGANRLYRRLGYKEMKTITIGGHEFGYMVKEIEEPPV; from the coding sequence ATGTATATCAGGAAAGCGACACCGGAAGATGCGGACAAGGCAGCCGTTTTGACCCGGTTAGCGATTAAGGAAATTGCAGAGGTTTTGACAGGTGAAACGGAAGAAGAAAGAATCCTAACCGTTCTATCCGAGTTGTTCAGAAAAAGTGGAAATCGGATCAGTTTTGAAAATACGTTCGTAAGTGAACATGATGGACAAGTATCTGGATTGATCATTGCTTACCATGGTAAGGATGCAGAAAGCTTGGATGAACCGATAGTGAAACAATTAAGGATGAAAATGAAAGACCCAAGCGTTACGCTCGATAAAGAAGCGGAAATGAAAGACTTTTATTTGGATACATTATGCGTTGACCCGTATTTTCAAGGAAAAGGAATTGGTAGTGCACTGATTCAGTATGTTGAGGGATACGCTAAACATAAGGGATATCCAAGGGTTTCTTTAGTCGTTGAAAATGAAAATGAAGGGGCGAATCGTCTCTATAGAAGATTAGGTTATAAAGAAATGAAAACCATTACGATTGGCGGCCATGAATTTGGCTATATGGTAAAGGAAATAGAAGAACCTCCTGTTTAA
- the spoVAD gene encoding stage V sporulation protein AD: MLTGHRTWVFDQKPVIVSTGTVGGPFEADGLLADDFDLLHSDLWINQDTYEKAHKVLLEEASTKAIEKAGLQKEQIQFFLGGDLINQITPTSFACRTLGTPYLGLFGACSTSMEGLALGAYLVNTKGADYLLTGASSHNAAVEKQFRYPTEYGGQKPPTAQWTVTGAGVALLSSAGEGPRVTSATIGRVIDMGLTDPFNMGGAMAPAAVDTIEAHLRERNLDPSYYDLIVTGDLGKIGHEVSLELFKKHGTPIKEEQYKDCGLMIYRDGQPVLSGASGPGCSATVVYGHLLNRMKKGEIKRLLVVATGALLSPLSFQQSETIPCIAHAVSIEYE; encoded by the coding sequence ATGCTTACGGGGCATCGCACTTGGGTGTTTGATCAAAAGCCTGTCATCGTCTCCACAGGAACCGTTGGCGGTCCATTTGAAGCAGACGGTTTGCTTGCGGATGATTTCGATCTTCTCCATTCCGATTTATGGATAAATCAAGATACTTATGAAAAGGCACATAAAGTCTTATTGGAAGAAGCGAGTACAAAAGCAATCGAAAAGGCGGGTCTTCAGAAGGAACAGATTCAATTTTTCCTTGGAGGCGACCTTATCAATCAAATAACCCCTACGAGTTTTGCCTGTCGTACACTGGGAACACCTTATCTTGGCTTATTTGGTGCTTGCTCCACCTCCATGGAGGGACTGGCTCTTGGTGCATACCTTGTCAATACCAAAGGGGCAGATTACTTATTGACAGGAGCATCAAGTCATAACGCCGCAGTAGAAAAGCAATTTCGCTACCCAACTGAATACGGAGGGCAAAAACCTCCAACAGCCCAATGGACCGTTACAGGGGCAGGAGTGGCATTATTAAGTAGCGCCGGGGAAGGCCCAAGGGTCACTTCAGCTACGATAGGCCGTGTCATCGATATGGGATTGACTGACCCTTTCAATATGGGAGGCGCCATGGCCCCGGCCGCTGTGGATACGATTGAAGCCCATTTAAGAGAACGGAACCTAGACCCATCCTATTATGATTTAATAGTGACCGGGGATTTAGGAAAGATTGGACATGAAGTTTCTCTGGAATTATTTAAGAAACATGGTACTCCGATTAAAGAGGAGCAATATAAAGATTGCGGTTTAATGATATACAGGGATGGTCAACCTGTCCTGTCCGGGGCAAGTGGCCCTGGATGTTCCGCAACTGTTGTTTATGGTCATTTGTTAAATCGCATGAAAAAGGGAGAGATAAAACGATTGCTCGTCGTGGCTACCGGTGCCTTGTTATCTCCCCTATCCTTTCAACAAAGTGAGACGATTCCATGCATTGCCCATGCCGTATCGATTGAATATGAGTGA
- a CDS encoding ammonium transporter, producing MTLETLNAGLDTIWVVLTAAMILLMEGGFALLEAGFVRTKNNVNIIMKVFADITIGTLCYFVVGFGLMYGMDVFGIIGASGFLLKGDLSHIDLTISMDAFWLFQGAFVIAVISIVSGAVAERINFRAYLIFVVMMTAFIYPIAGHWVWGGGWLSRLGMQDFAGSAVIHALGGFSALAAAIVIGPRAGKFTARGVSSISLPSNLPLASVGAFLLWFGWFGFNAGSTLQATDGRIGHIAIVTMLSAASGGAATLLYTLFRYGRSDAPSVINGSLAGLVGITAGCAFVSDLAAILIGAVSGMLMLAATNWLEARKIDDPVGAFPVHAASGMWGTIAVGIFSTENGLFAGGGWHLLGVQTLGLVVLCIWGFSLTWLVFKVINVWLPIRSTEEEEELGLDISYHGIMATHTSPEFIKVEDYYKQDEELKR from the coding sequence ATGACACTTGAAACGTTAAACGCTGGCTTGGATACGATATGGGTGGTACTTACAGCAGCCATGATTCTCTTAATGGAGGGCGGGTTTGCCTTATTGGAGGCAGGGTTCGTCCGTACGAAGAATAATGTGAATATCATCATGAAGGTTTTTGCCGATATCACGATCGGAACGCTTTGCTATTTCGTCGTTGGTTTTGGCTTAATGTATGGAATGGATGTTTTTGGAATCATCGGAGCCAGCGGCTTTCTGCTAAAAGGTGATTTATCGCACATTGACCTTACGATTTCCATGGATGCATTTTGGTTATTTCAAGGGGCATTCGTCATCGCCGTTATTTCCATCGTTTCGGGAGCAGTTGCGGAAAGGATTAATTTTCGGGCGTATCTTATTTTTGTGGTAATGATGACGGCATTCATCTATCCGATTGCTGGTCACTGGGTATGGGGTGGTGGCTGGTTAAGCCGGTTGGGCATGCAGGACTTCGCAGGGTCGGCGGTCATTCATGCGCTAGGCGGTTTTTCTGCACTTGCAGCTGCCATTGTAATCGGGCCGAGAGCAGGTAAATTCACTGCACGGGGGGTCAGTTCCATTTCGCTGCCAAGTAATCTCCCGTTGGCATCCGTTGGGGCATTCCTTTTATGGTTTGGCTGGTTTGGGTTTAATGCAGGAAGCACCTTGCAGGCTACAGATGGACGAATTGGCCATATTGCCATTGTCACGATGCTCTCAGCTGCATCAGGGGGAGCGGCGACCTTGCTTTATACACTATTTAGATATGGACGCTCGGATGCACCTTCCGTCATCAATGGTTCACTTGCAGGTCTTGTCGGGATTACAGCAGGCTGTGCATTCGTTAGTGATTTGGCGGCGATACTGATTGGAGCAGTTTCTGGAATGCTTATGTTAGCTGCGACAAATTGGTTGGAAGCCCGAAAAATCGATGATCCGGTTGGCGCCTTTCCTGTTCATGCGGCATCAGGCATGTGGGGTACGATAGCGGTAGGGATTTTCTCCACTGAAAACGGATTGTTTGCAGGTGGGGGATGGCATTTGCTCGGTGTTCAAACATTAGGATTAGTGGTGTTATGCATCTGGGGCTTTTCATTAACATGGCTTGTTTTTAAAGTTATAAATGTTTGGCTTCCTATAAGGTCCACTGAAGAAGAAGAAGAACTCGGGTTGGATATCAGTTATCATGGCATCATGGCCACACATACCTCGCCGGAGTTCATCAAGGTAGAGGACTACTATAAGCAGGATGAAGAATTGAAAAGGTAA
- a CDS encoding zinc ribbon domain-containing protein encodes MKNCKSCGNPLNEDSRFCPSCGAPVVGEEQITKKEPAASEVRQELFEERSTKRQFKQRTLIITAILAFIMFSSAAAAIILHKSPKELYLLSEYKTYQSSKEGWVDKYGDTIEFQEKMMKEPSSSEMTLSGKVEMDSLSNEQDLEMIQESFNQASLTAKTEQDPISNQGYYKLALNVDKERALDVEMFQTKDRLGLKVPILYEKFLYLNIDEYGEFMRMIDPSYAGTETLEVSDLEWQDLKLTEKEQEYIQKRYGAFLLDNLDGENFKMKKGVEFKREGETMKVREVTLKLSSSETKNLVNDFMDHLIKDEKLHNMIVTRVQKVSKAGSPDAKELKRQLLDGLKAAKQETKGFRFSKGFSSTLIINKDEQIIDRKVTTAFGGSKNQVNMKLRSKNVPYGKDRKTEEFSVALTPEKDEEPKLMFRITNDVTIKKDTRKENLNASYKLEEYEELVEIKFSMKSDIAGEQGGKQKIKRDFNLNFVGGDFTNMPSAFKGTFKQTNDLNLKKDYSNGKFELKLGLADEWDSGTVTLKVDYKTKLKDKLEMPDLKPDSGGGLSLVNITEDEMYRIQEEVGINLMELGVKYGLVPEDVYQFDIYDEASYDGYYDLEDEDTKDKL; translated from the coding sequence ATGAAAAATTGTAAATCTTGTGGCAATCCTTTGAACGAGGACTCTCGATTTTGCCCATCATGTGGCGCTCCTGTTGTGGGTGAAGAACAAATAACAAAAAAGGAACCCGCTGCTTCCGAGGTGAGGCAAGAACTATTCGAGGAAAGGTCTACCAAAAGGCAATTCAAGCAAAGAACGTTAATCATTACTGCAATATTGGCCTTTATCATGTTTTCGAGTGCAGCCGCAGCTATTATTCTTCATAAATCCCCGAAAGAGCTGTATCTTCTTTCTGAATATAAAACATATCAGAGTTCCAAAGAAGGGTGGGTCGATAAATATGGCGATACAATTGAATTCCAAGAGAAAATGATGAAGGAACCTTCAAGTTCGGAGATGACTCTAAGCGGAAAAGTCGAAATGGATTCATTATCGAATGAACAAGACCTGGAAATGATTCAAGAATCATTTAACCAGGCATCTCTTACTGCCAAAACAGAACAGGATCCAATAAGCAATCAAGGTTATTATAAATTAGCTTTGAATGTCGATAAGGAAAGGGCATTGGATGTAGAAATGTTCCAAACCAAGGATCGACTCGGTTTGAAGGTGCCGATCTTATATGAGAAATTCTTATATTTAAATATTGATGAATATGGTGAGTTCATGCGGATGATCGATCCATCATATGCTGGCACTGAAACCTTGGAAGTATCCGATCTTGAATGGCAAGACTTGAAATTGACGGAGAAAGAACAGGAATACATCCAAAAACGATATGGGGCGTTCCTGTTGGACAATTTGGATGGTGAAAACTTTAAGATGAAAAAAGGGGTGGAGTTTAAACGTGAAGGCGAAACGATGAAGGTAAGGGAAGTGACGCTTAAACTATCTTCTTCGGAAACTAAAAACCTAGTAAATGATTTCATGGACCATTTAATAAAAGATGAAAAGCTTCATAACATGATAGTCACTAGGGTACAAAAGGTGTCAAAGGCTGGGAGTCCTGATGCTAAAGAATTGAAACGGCAATTGTTGGACGGTTTAAAAGCTGCTAAGCAAGAAACGAAGGGTTTCCGTTTTTCTAAAGGATTTTCTTCTACATTGATTATTAATAAGGATGAGCAAATAATCGATCGTAAAGTAACAACTGCTTTTGGAGGCAGTAAGAACCAAGTCAACATGAAATTGAGGAGCAAAAACGTTCCATATGGCAAAGATCGGAAAACCGAAGAATTTAGCGTGGCACTTACTCCAGAAAAAGATGAGGAACCAAAGCTTATGTTCCGGATTACAAATGATGTGACCATTAAAAAAGATACTCGGAAAGAGAATCTTAATGCCTCTTATAAGTTAGAAGAGTATGAGGAGCTTGTGGAAATCAAGTTTTCGATGAAGAGTGATATTGCCGGAGAACAGGGTGGTAAGCAAAAAATCAAAAGAGATTTCAATCTTAACTTCGTCGGCGGCGACTTCACGAATATGCCTTCCGCTTTTAAAGGGACCTTTAAACAAACGAATGACCTTAACTTAAAGAAAGACTATTCTAACGGCAAATTCGAATTAAAGCTTGGTTTAGCAGATGAATGGGACTCAGGTACGGTCACATTAAAGGTGGATTACAAAACGAAACTAAAAGACAAACTGGAAATGCCGGATTTGAAACCTGATTCTGGAGGAGGCTTAAGCTTAGTGAACATTACTGAAGATGAAATGTATCGAATTCAGGAAGAAGTAGGAATCAATTTGATGGAGCTAGGTGTTAAATACGGACTGGTGCCAGAAGATGTTTATCAGTTCGATATCTATGATGAGGCTAGTTATGATGGTTATTATGATTTAGAAGATGAAGATACGAAAGATAAGTTGTAG
- a CDS encoding DUF1657 domain-containing protein codes for MTVINDVKTTIAGLKSAQASFETFALSTDNEQAKQLYQQAAQQTQTIVDSITPRIEEIQNEEPQYKQ; via the coding sequence ATGACAGTAATAAACGATGTCAAAACAACTATAGCAGGGCTGAAAAGCGCTCAAGCGAGCTTTGAAACCTTCGCCCTTTCCACAGATAATGAGCAAGCCAAACAACTATACCAACAAGCTGCCCAACAAACACAAACGATTGTGGACAGCATCACCCCTCGCATTGAAGAGATTCAAAACGAGGAACCTCAATATAAACAATAA
- a CDS encoding DUF1657 domain-containing protein yields the protein MTIASNVKQCVSSLKGVEAGLSSLALRTQDDESKRILHETMLVVNEVMKDVQKRVGELEREEPQYKGF from the coding sequence ATGACGATAGCTTCAAATGTAAAACAATGTGTCTCTAGCCTTAAAGGAGTTGAAGCAGGTTTATCCAGCTTAGCACTCCGGACTCAAGATGATGAATCTAAACGCATCTTGCATGAAACGATGCTGGTGGTGAATGAAGTTATGAAGGATGTACAGAAGCGTGTGGGAGAATTAGAACGGGAAGAACCACAATATAAAGGTTTTTAA
- a CDS encoding YitT family protein, translating to MAVIVGSFLVAIGINGFLVPHHLIDGGVIGIALILHYFFGFQTGLSMLILSIPIFLYAWYYERSFFYSSIHGLLLTSLFMDWLNPLKKVLSLSILTSSLIGGAIIGMGIGLMLRYETSSGGTDMLAKIISKSSYIDIALAIIIIDTLIISAAAFTLGIEIFLFSCVTIVIIGLITSLMKVRK from the coding sequence GTGGCTGTAATTGTTGGTAGCTTTTTGGTGGCTATTGGAATCAATGGTTTTTTAGTGCCTCATCATTTAATAGATGGCGGCGTTATTGGAATTGCACTCATTCTTCATTATTTCTTTGGTTTTCAAACAGGGCTATCCATGTTGATCCTAAGTATTCCTATATTTTTATATGCCTGGTACTATGAAAGGTCCTTTTTCTATAGCAGCATTCACGGTTTACTTTTGACATCCCTTTTTATGGATTGGCTAAATCCATTGAAAAAAGTCTTATCCCTTTCGATACTAACTAGCTCTTTGATTGGCGGAGCCATCATTGGGATGGGCATAGGGCTCATGCTTCGATATGAGACAAGCAGCGGTGGAACGGATATGTTAGCCAAAATCATCTCCAAATCTTCCTACATAGATATTGCTTTGGCCATTATCATCATAGATACACTCATCATTTCAGCTGCAGCATTCACTTTAGGTATCGAAATTTTTCTTTTTTCATGTGTGACGATCGTCATCATTGGACTGATCACTTCGCTTATGAAAGTGAGGAAATGA
- a CDS encoding DUF421 domain-containing protein: MPGWIEIVLRSLFFLIVLFVITKVLGKKQLSQLSFFEYVTGITIGNVGAELATKVEGNIIHGVLSILVFAIAPFIAGSISLKSKTFRDLVEGKASVFIKDGKVMEDNLKKEKYTIDELLGLLRKKDVFDISEVEFALLEANGDFSVMLKKQNQPVTAKDLNLSVAAVKEPQTIIMDGSILDEPLSTIGLNRNWLHTELDKLGVILENVFLGQANSNGELTVDLFDDKLKVPSPQEKPLMLATLKKCQADLELFALGTESKEAKEMFSKNSEKLQKAIDDVAHILRN; this comes from the coding sequence ATGCCGGGTTGGATAGAAATTGTTTTGCGTTCATTATTCTTTTTAATTGTTCTCTTTGTGATCACAAAAGTGTTAGGAAAAAAACAATTGTCCCAGCTCTCCTTTTTTGAATATGTAACGGGTATAACCATCGGTAATGTTGGGGCAGAATTAGCTACAAAAGTTGAGGGCAATATTATACATGGTGTACTGTCCATTCTTGTTTTTGCCATAGCACCTTTTATTGCAGGATCAATATCCCTAAAAAGTAAAACTTTCCGTGATCTTGTGGAAGGAAAAGCATCGGTTTTCATCAAAGATGGGAAAGTCATGGAAGATAATTTAAAAAAAGAGAAATATACCATTGATGAATTGTTAGGGTTGCTCCGAAAAAAGGATGTCTTCGATATTTCTGAAGTTGAGTTTGCCTTATTGGAAGCCAACGGGGATTTTTCCGTAATGTTAAAGAAGCAAAATCAACCTGTAACAGCTAAGGACCTTAACCTGTCAGTGGCTGCAGTAAAGGAGCCACAAACCATCATTATGGACGGCAGCATACTCGATGAACCACTTTCCACGATTGGACTGAACCGAAATTGGCTTCATACTGAACTGGATAAGTTAGGGGTAATCCTCGAGAATGTTTTTCTTGGTCAAGCTAATTCCAACGGGGAATTAACTGTGGACCTTTTTGATGATAAACTTAAAGTTCCTTCTCCTCAAGAAAAACCTCTCATGCTCGCGACCTTGAAAAAATGCCAAGCGGACTTAGAGTTGTTTGCACTTGGAACTGAATCAAAGGAAGCTAAAGAGATGTTTAGCAAAAATAGCGAAAAGCTGCAAAAGGCAATAGATGACGTAGCCCATATCTTACGGAACTGA
- a CDS encoding 5-bromo-4-chloroindolyl phosphate hydrolysis family protein, with the protein MNRFLADTVPILIAFPMVFPVWLISYFVLNQPFVLSVVISLAGGVLAYWLSSVYFSSRFLKKHELTRKEYQYIKKNLIEAKPKIWRVQKALISVRHISSFKQRKDMIKMIRKIYSLTKKEPKRFYQAEQFYYSHLDSATELAEKYVFLSQQPKKNKELELSLTETRKTLKELTKTIEKDLYKVIADDIDNLNFELDVAKQSINTGKESQVIDESRRLK; encoded by the coding sequence ATGAATCGATTTCTTGCTGATACTGTTCCGATATTGATTGCATTTCCAATGGTTTTTCCGGTTTGGTTGATTAGCTATTTCGTATTGAATCAACCGTTTGTCCTGTCTGTTGTCATATCTTTAGCAGGAGGGGTGCTTGCATACTGGCTAAGTTCCGTTTATTTTTCCTCGCGATTCCTAAAAAAACATGAATTGACGAGAAAAGAATACCAATATATAAAGAAAAATTTAATTGAGGCAAAACCAAAGATATGGCGGGTGCAAAAGGCACTCATCTCGGTCAGGCATATCTCTTCTTTTAAACAGAGGAAGGATATGATTAAAATGATCAGGAAAATATATAGTCTGACGAAAAAAGAACCGAAGCGGTTTTACCAGGCGGAGCAATTTTATTACTCGCATCTGGATTCGGCTACGGAACTCGCAGAGAAATATGTTTTTTTATCACAGCAGCCAAAAAAGAATAAGGAACTCGAACTTTCCTTAACGGAAACTCGTAAAACCTTAAAGGAACTCACTAAAACGATAGAAAAAGATTTATATAAAGTGATTGCCGATGATATCGATAACCTTAACTTCGAATTGGATGTTGCTAAGCAATCCATTAACACTGGAAAAGAGTCACAAGTAATTGATGAAAGCAGGAGGTTAAAATGA
- a CDS encoding diacylglycerol kinase, with the protein MKRARLIYNPTSGREAIKKSLPGVLAKLEEAGYEASAHATTGAGDATKAAKIAIERGYDIVIAAGGDGTIYEVVNGLATAEKRPKLGIIPTGTTNDFARALHLPKSIEGAAEIIAGGHTMPVDIGKMNDKYFINIAGGGRLTELTYDVPIKLKTMLGQLAYYIKGIEMLPSIKPTEVSIEYDGKLFEGEIMLFLVANTNSVGGFEKLAPDASLNDGMFTLLILKKANLADIVRVATLAMRGEHIHDKNVIYEKANRIKVQAKNDMMLNLDGEFGGMAPAEFVNQYRHFDVFIPQGILPDDPANK; encoded by the coding sequence ATGAAAAGAGCAAGGTTGATTTACAACCCGACTTCGGGCCGGGAAGCCATTAAGAAGAGCCTGCCAGGTGTGCTAGCAAAACTTGAAGAAGCTGGTTATGAAGCTTCTGCACATGCGACGACTGGTGCTGGGGATGCAACGAAAGCGGCTAAGATAGCGATTGAACGCGGCTATGATATAGTTATTGCAGCAGGGGGCGACGGTACGATTTATGAGGTTGTTAATGGACTGGCCACTGCAGAGAAACGTCCGAAACTAGGAATCATTCCGACGGGAACGACCAATGATTTCGCGCGGGCGCTGCATTTACCGAAGTCAATTGAAGGGGCAGCCGAAATTATTGCCGGTGGGCATACGATGCCGGTCGATATTGGGAAAATGAACGATAAGTATTTCATCAATATTGCTGGCGGGGGCAGATTGACCGAATTGACCTATGACGTGCCGATCAAGCTGAAAACCATGCTTGGTCAGCTAGCGTACTATATTAAAGGGATTGAAATGCTTCCTTCAATTAAGCCGACGGAAGTTTCAATTGAATATGATGGGAAGCTTTTTGAAGGGGAGATCATGCTTTTCTTGGTGGCTAACACGAATTCGGTCGGTGGCTTCGAGAAACTGGCTCCTGACGCCTCTCTGAATGATGGTATGTTCACGTTGCTTATTTTGAAAAAGGCCAACCTGGCTGATATTGTCCGTGTCGCAACATTGGCAATGCGCGGTGAACATATCCATGATAAAAACGTCATTTATGAAAAAGCCAATCGAATTAAAGTACAGGCCAAAAATGACATGATGCTTAACTTGGATGGGGAATTTGGCGGGATGGCCCCAGCTGAATTCGTAAATCAGTACCGCCATTTTGATGTATTCATCCCACAAGGAATACTGCCGGACGATCCGGCAAATAAATAG
- the rlmD gene encoding 23S rRNA (uracil(1939)-C(5))-methyltransferase RlmD: protein MKKTAPVAKNDIIEVLFEDLTHEGAGVAKVDGYPIFVQNALPGEKAKIKVMKANKGYGFGRLMEIIENSPYRVEVTTEDFHKYGGCQLQHMSYEGQLKFKEKQVREVMTRIGKLEDVKVHPIIGMENPTHYRNKAQVPVGEKDGKLIAGFFKPRTHEIVETKESIIQNEVISEAVQVVKEIFSKLGIPAYNEEAHKGVLRHIMARYGKQTGELMIVLVTRTNSIPFIETIVKEIVERLPQVKSIVQNVNSKKTNVILGDKMTLLWGDEVIHDMIGDVKFAISAKSFYQINPDQTKVLYDKALDYAGLTGEETVIDAYCGIGTISLFLAKKAKKVIGVEVVEEAIEDARRNAELNEISNAEFIVGDAGNVIAEWYQKGNTADVIVVDPPRKGCEESLLNTIIEMKPNKVVYVSCNPGTLARDLHILEEGGYKAVDIQPVDMFPMTTHVENVVLLELK from the coding sequence ATGAAAAAAACAGCACCAGTTGCTAAAAATGATATTATAGAGGTTTTATTTGAAGATTTAACACATGAAGGAGCTGGAGTGGCTAAAGTTGATGGCTACCCGATCTTTGTTCAGAACGCCCTTCCTGGTGAAAAGGCAAAAATTAAAGTGATGAAGGCTAATAAAGGTTATGGCTTCGGACGCTTGATGGAAATTATAGAAAATAGTCCATACCGGGTTGAGGTCACGACTGAAGATTTCCATAAATACGGTGGTTGTCAGCTGCAGCATATGAGCTATGAAGGACAGTTGAAATTCAAGGAAAAGCAAGTACGTGAAGTGATGACACGCATCGGGAAGCTTGAGGATGTAAAGGTTCACCCGATCATCGGGATGGAGAATCCAACCCATTATCGCAATAAAGCGCAAGTGCCTGTTGGTGAAAAGGATGGCAAGCTAATAGCGGGATTCTTCAAACCGCGGACACATGAAATTGTTGAAACGAAAGAAAGCATAATCCAAAATGAAGTGATCAGTGAAGCCGTTCAGGTTGTTAAAGAGATCTTCAGTAAACTTGGTATCCCTGCTTACAATGAAGAGGCACATAAAGGTGTATTGCGGCACATCATGGCCCGTTATGGCAAGCAAACAGGTGAATTGATGATTGTTCTCGTTACAAGAACGAATAGTATCCCTTTCATCGAAACCATCGTTAAAGAAATCGTTGAACGTCTTCCACAAGTGAAATCCATTGTTCAAAATGTGAATTCCAAGAAAACGAACGTTATCTTAGGCGATAAAATGACTTTACTGTGGGGCGACGAAGTTATCCATGATATGATCGGTGATGTGAAATTTGCGATTTCAGCAAAGTCCTTCTACCAAATCAATCCAGACCAAACGAAAGTCCTTTATGATAAAGCCCTTGACTATGCAGGGCTAACGGGTGAAGAGACGGTGATAGATGCCTATTGCGGCATTGGAACCATATCTTTATTCTTAGCTAAAAAAGCGAAAAAAGTAATCGGTGTCGAAGTAGTGGAAGAAGCGATAGAAGACGCACGCCGCAACGCTGAATTGAATGAAATCTCCAATGCCGAATTCATTGTTGGCGATGCAGGTAACGTTATTGCTGAATGGTATCAAAAGGGTAACACTGCGGATGTCATCGTAGTGGATCCGCCTCGCAAAGGTTGTGAAGAATCCCTTCTGAATACGATCATCGAGATGAAACCTAACAAAGTCGTATACGTATCATGCAACCCAGGCACTCTAGCGCGTGATCTTCATATCTTGGAAGAAGGCGGATATAAAGCAGTTGATATCCAACCTGTCGATATGTTCCCAATGACTACACATGTTGAAAATGTAGTGTTATTAGAGTTGAAATAA
- a CDS encoding sigma-70 family RNA polymerase sigma factor codes for MTDELVEKVRAGNDHAFRIIIETYKQTIYRTVYSVLRNQKDAEDVTQEVFIKIYTSLPQYKNQGFKTWITRIAVNHAIDLKRKRERQKEELQDEHSSEANLGLTDDVEAVFFRNERRKQVLRKLNDLPEGYRDVVYGYYIKEKTFKQIAEEQQIQVKSVEVKLYRARNWMRKHWKEEDFS; via the coding sequence GTGACCGATGAGTTAGTTGAGAAGGTAAGGGCAGGGAATGATCATGCATTCCGAATAATAATTGAAACTTATAAACAGACGATTTATAGAACCGTCTATTCCGTCTTGCGGAATCAAAAGGATGCAGAAGATGTTACCCAGGAAGTCTTTATCAAAATCTATACTTCTCTTCCTCAATATAAGAACCAAGGTTTCAAGACTTGGATTACCCGAATTGCGGTCAATCATGCAATCGATTTAAAGAGAAAGAGGGAACGCCAAAAGGAAGAATTGCAGGACGAACATTCATCGGAAGCTAATTTGGGCTTAACTGATGATGTCGAGGCAGTATTTTTTCGGAATGAAAGGCGAAAGCAAGTATTAAGGAAGCTGAATGACCTTCCAGAGGGATACCGGGACGTTGTATATGGCTATTACATAAAGGAAAAGACATTCAAGCAAATTGCAGAGGAGCAGCAGATTCAAGTGAAATCTGTGGAGGTTAAGCTATATCGGGCAAGAAATTGGATGAGAAAACATTGGAAAGAGGAGGATTTTTCATGA